Proteins found in one Nocardia brasiliensis ATCC 700358 genomic segment:
- the secF gene encoding protein translocase subunit SecF — MSNSSPTLEPSFVDEADDANAPKHSVFERLYTGTGGFKIVSRRRFYYGLTAVFLLISLLSIGVRGFTLGIDFAGGSRIGIPAADNVTTSKVEDVYAATFGHKPVSVQKVGSGAAATIQVRSDTLSTSQADELQTALFNAFHPKDRSGAESRNAISVAEISETWGGEITKKAVIALIVFVLLTMLYIAIRFERDMSIAAIGSLFFNMVVTGGIYSLVGFEVTPAAVIGLLTILGYVLYDNVVVFDKVEENTRGVLHLSKRTYAEQANLAANQTLMRSINTTVIGILPIIGMLVIAVWLLGVGTLKDLALVQLVGMVVGAYSSIFLAVPLLVSIKERWGPVAAHTKKVLNKRAGVASARASYEADRRVTAATGRSFGDDEPRRPRDPGQAPRPGARPSGKRQKRRH; from the coding sequence ATGAGCAATTCGAGCCCTACCCTGGAACCGAGTTTCGTGGACGAGGCCGACGACGCGAATGCCCCCAAGCACAGCGTCTTCGAGCGGCTCTACACCGGCACCGGCGGTTTCAAGATCGTCAGCCGGCGTCGTTTCTACTACGGGCTGACCGCGGTGTTCCTGCTGATCTCGTTGCTGAGCATCGGCGTTCGCGGGTTCACCCTCGGCATCGACTTCGCAGGCGGGTCGCGAATCGGCATCCCGGCCGCGGACAACGTCACCACCTCGAAGGTCGAGGACGTCTACGCGGCGACCTTCGGGCACAAGCCGGTGTCGGTGCAGAAGGTGGGTTCCGGTGCGGCGGCGACCATTCAGGTCCGCTCCGACACACTGAGCACCAGCCAGGCCGACGAGTTGCAGACCGCGCTGTTCAACGCCTTCCATCCGAAGGACCGCAGCGGCGCGGAATCGCGCAACGCGATCAGCGTCGCCGAGATCAGCGAGACCTGGGGCGGTGAGATCACCAAGAAGGCGGTGATCGCGCTCATCGTCTTCGTGTTGCTGACGATGCTCTACATCGCGATCCGGTTCGAACGGGACATGTCCATCGCGGCCATCGGATCCCTGTTCTTCAACATGGTCGTCACCGGCGGCATCTATTCGCTGGTCGGCTTCGAGGTGACGCCCGCCGCGGTGATCGGTCTGCTCACGATTCTCGGCTATGTGCTCTACGACAACGTCGTGGTGTTCGACAAGGTCGAGGAGAACACCCGCGGTGTGCTGCATCTGAGCAAACGCACCTACGCCGAGCAAGCGAACCTGGCGGCCAACCAGACCCTGATGCGCTCGATCAACACCACCGTCATCGGCATCCTGCCGATCATCGGCATGCTGGTGATCGCGGTCTGGCTGCTGGGTGTCGGCACCCTGAAAGACCTGGCGCTGGTGCAGCTGGTCGGCATGGTCGTCGGCGCGTATTCGTCGATCTTCCTCGCAGTTCCGCTGCTGGTGTCGATCAAAGAACGCTGGGGTCCGGTCGCCGCGCACACCAAGAAGGTGCTCAACAAGCGGGCCGGTGTGGCCAGCGCGCGGGCGTCCTACGAGGCCGATCGCCGGGTCACCGCCGCGACCGGCCGGTCCTTCGGCGACGACGAGCCGCGCAGGCCCCGCGATCCCGGCCAGGCTCCCCGACCGGGCGCGCGCCCGAGCGGCAAACGACAGAAGCGGCGGCACTGA
- the secD gene encoding protein translocase subunit SecD, with protein MPPSQGSAHPLRLLGVYAALLAVIYALVFFTGDSPQPKLGIDLQGGTRVTLTARTPDGNKPSQDSLRKAQTIIENRVNGLGVLGSEVVIDGDNLVITVPGDDGAQARTMATTAKLLIRPVLQAGRAQAGTPQLPPGAIPPVPGAEPGAVPPPAGEPGAVPPPAEPAPPAEEPQAPAPQNRVFPAQAPTTPNPAPDPSLTSREQTQKDIQQAKATRQSTDPTVQQAAMAAIDCGKPDPLAGNDDPNLPLVTCGSDGNVYLLDKSRLDGQEISDATSAFDSRRAMNVVQLKFKSTGAEQWAQLTKDMLYKQVAITLDTKVITAPTVQGVQTDGTSEISGSFTAASAKELANTLKYGSLPLSFETSEAETVSATLGLSSLRAGLLAGAIGLAVVLVYCLLYYRMLGFLAGFSLLASGVAVYGLIILLGRWINFTLDLAGIAGLIIGIGLTADSFVVFFERIKDEMREGRSFRSAVPRGWARAQRTNLSGKTVSLIASAVLYILAAGQVKGFAFTLGITTVLDVIVLYLVTAPLMMMASRSAYWAKPSVNGLGAVQEIARERKASTGALVREASR; from the coding sequence GTGCCACCTTCCCAGGGATCGGCGCATCCGCTCCGGCTGCTCGGCGTCTACGCCGCGCTGCTGGCCGTGATCTATGCGCTGGTGTTCTTCACCGGTGACTCCCCGCAACCGAAGCTCGGCATCGACCTCCAGGGCGGTACCCGGGTCACGCTGACCGCGCGAACGCCGGACGGCAACAAGCCGAGCCAGGACAGTCTGCGTAAGGCACAGACCATCATCGAGAACCGGGTCAACGGTCTCGGTGTGCTGGGTTCCGAAGTCGTCATCGACGGAGACAACCTGGTGATCACCGTGCCGGGTGACGACGGCGCGCAGGCGCGCACGATGGCGACCACGGCCAAGCTGCTCATCCGTCCGGTGCTGCAGGCGGGCCGCGCGCAGGCCGGCACGCCGCAGCTGCCGCCGGGTGCGATCCCGCCGGTGCCCGGCGCCGAACCGGGTGCCGTGCCGCCGCCGGCCGGTGAGCCGGGTGCGGTGCCGCCGCCGGCCGAGCCCGCGCCGCCCGCGGAGGAGCCGCAGGCGCCCGCCCCGCAGAACCGCGTGTTCCCGGCCCAGGCGCCCACCACGCCGAACCCCGCGCCGGACCCGTCGCTCACCTCGCGCGAGCAGACGCAGAAGGACATCCAGCAGGCTAAGGCGACCAGGCAGAGCACCGATCCCACCGTGCAGCAGGCCGCGATGGCCGCCATCGACTGCGGCAAGCCGGATCCGCTTGCGGGCAACGACGACCCGAATCTGCCGCTGGTGACCTGTGGTTCGGACGGCAACGTCTACCTGTTGGACAAGAGCAGGCTCGACGGCCAGGAAATCTCCGACGCCACTTCGGCTTTCGACTCGCGGCGCGCGATGAACGTGGTGCAGCTGAAGTTCAAGTCGACCGGCGCCGAGCAGTGGGCCCAGCTCACCAAGGACATGCTGTACAAGCAGGTCGCGATCACCCTCGACACGAAGGTCATCACCGCCCCGACCGTGCAGGGCGTGCAGACCGACGGCACCAGCGAGATCAGCGGTAGCTTCACCGCGGCCTCGGCCAAGGAACTGGCGAACACCCTGAAGTACGGCTCGCTGCCGCTGTCGTTCGAGACCTCCGAAGCCGAGACCGTGTCGGCGACGCTCGGCCTCTCGTCGCTGCGGGCCGGCCTGCTCGCGGGCGCGATCGGCCTGGCGGTGGTGCTCGTGTACTGCCTGCTCTACTACCGGATGCTCGGCTTCCTCGCCGGGTTCTCGCTGCTCGCCTCCGGCGTCGCGGTGTACGGCCTGATCATCCTGCTGGGCCGGTGGATCAACTTCACCCTGGACCTCGCCGGTATCGCCGGTCTGATCATCGGTATCGGCCTGACCGCCGACTCGTTCGTGGTGTTCTTCGAACGCATCAAGGACGAGATGCGCGAGGGCCGCAGCTTCCGTTCGGCCGTGCCGCGCGGCTGGGCCCGCGCCCAGCGCACCAACCTCTCCGGTAAGACGGTGAGCCTCATCGCCTCCGCCGTGCTCTACATCCTCGCGGCCGGACAGGTGAAGGGCTTCGCGTTCACCCTCGGCATCACCACCGTCCTCGACGTGATCGTGCTGTACCTGGTCACCGCGCCGCTGATGATGATGGCCTCGCGCTCGGCGTACTGGGCGAAACCGTCGGTCAACGGCCTCGGAGCGGTACAGGAAATAGCCAGGGAACGTAAGGCGAGCACCGGCGCACTGGTGCGGGAGGCGTCACGATGA
- the yajC gene encoding preprotein translocase subunit YajC, whose translation MELLFPLLLVALLVPMFLGVRRQKREAAKVTEMQDSLKVGDQVITTSGLYGTVVDLDDATVDLEIAEEVVTTWLRAAIREVRTDDATSTDESPVDAPAAEAIEESAEQTETRLTKD comes from the coding sequence ATGGAACTTCTGTTTCCGCTGCTGCTGGTAGCCCTGCTCGTGCCGATGTTCCTCGGTGTCCGCCGTCAGAAGCGGGAAGCCGCCAAGGTCACGGAGATGCAGGACAGCCTCAAGGTCGGCGACCAGGTCATCACCACGTCGGGGCTGTACGGCACCGTCGTCGATCTCGACGACGCCACGGTCGATCTCGAGATCGCCGAGGAGGTCGTGACCACCTGGCTGCGCGCGGCCATCCGCGAGGTACGCACCGACGACGCGACGAGCACCGACGAGAGCCCGGTCGACGCGCCTGCGGCCGAGGCCATCGAGGAATCCGCCGAGCAGACCGAAACCCGGCTGACCAAGGATTGA
- a CDS encoding flavin-containing monooxygenase: protein MAPQYDAVVVGAGFGGMGAGIELDRLGLSNYVILEREDDLGGTWHVNHYPGLAVDIASVTYSYSFEPNPYWTRLFAPGAELKKYAGHIAEKYGLRRRMRFGTVVDGARWDEEHQQWVVSIAGGETLTGRYLLTATGFLSQPYTPPFPGIDSFAGKIIHTTAWEDDFDLTGRKAAIIGTGATAVQLVPEVAKKAQALTVFQRTPIWVVPKIDAAIPGPVQKLFEKVPATQKAARLFNTSLLEALMVVGVLHYKQAKLLNKGAGVLAKAHLRASVRDKETRKQLTPHYDFGCKRPTFSNSYFRAFNQPNVRLETNSIERIEPDGIVTADGHKTEIDTLILATGFNLWDVNFPAIEIIGRDGVNLGKFWRDNRFQAYEGITVPKFPNFLSLNSPYSYSGLSYFTTIEAQMKHMGRLFGELRRRGEQTFEVTERANAGFLDRVTDKLGSSVFYGGDCSTARSYYFNQHGEAALLRPTSTLNAHREAVSFPLDDYVYGKSA from the coding sequence GTGGCGCCTCAGTACGACGCGGTCGTGGTCGGTGCGGGTTTCGGTGGCATGGGCGCGGGCATCGAGCTCGATCGGCTCGGCCTGAGCAATTACGTGATCCTCGAACGCGAGGACGATCTCGGCGGGACCTGGCATGTGAACCACTACCCGGGGCTCGCGGTCGACATCGCGTCGGTCACCTACTCGTACTCGTTCGAACCGAACCCGTACTGGACGCGGCTGTTCGCGCCGGGCGCCGAGCTGAAGAAGTACGCGGGTCACATCGCCGAGAAGTACGGCCTGCGCCGGCGTATGCGCTTCGGCACCGTGGTCGACGGCGCCCGCTGGGACGAAGAGCACCAGCAGTGGGTGGTGTCCATCGCCGGTGGCGAAACCCTCACGGGCCGTTATCTGCTCACCGCGACCGGCTTCCTCTCCCAGCCGTACACCCCGCCGTTCCCCGGCATCGACTCCTTCGCCGGGAAGATCATCCACACCACCGCGTGGGAGGACGATTTCGACCTCACCGGCCGCAAGGCCGCGATCATCGGCACCGGCGCGACCGCCGTGCAGCTGGTGCCCGAGGTGGCCAAGAAAGCGCAGGCGCTCACGGTCTTCCAGCGCACGCCGATCTGGGTGGTGCCGAAGATCGACGCCGCGATTCCGGGCCCGGTGCAGAAGCTCTTCGAGAAGGTGCCCGCCACCCAGAAGGCGGCGCGGCTGTTCAACACCAGCCTGCTCGAGGCGCTCATGGTGGTCGGCGTGCTGCACTACAAGCAGGCCAAGCTGCTGAACAAGGGCGCGGGCGTGCTCGCCAAGGCACACCTGCGGGCTTCGGTGCGGGACAAGGAAACCCGCAAGCAGCTCACCCCGCACTACGACTTCGGCTGCAAGCGCCCCACCTTCTCCAACAGCTACTTCCGCGCGTTCAACCAGCCGAACGTGCGCTTGGAGACCAACTCGATCGAGCGAATCGAGCCGGACGGCATCGTCACCGCCGACGGGCACAAGACCGAGATCGACACGCTGATCCTGGCGACCGGCTTCAACCTGTGGGACGTGAACTTCCCGGCCATCGAGATCATCGGCCGCGACGGCGTCAACCTCGGAAAGTTCTGGCGGGACAACCGCTTCCAGGCCTACGAGGGCATCACCGTGCCGAAGTTCCCGAACTTCCTCAGCCTCAACAGCCCGTACTCCTACAGCGGCCTCTCGTACTTCACCACCATCGAGGCGCAGATGAAGCACATGGGCAGGCTCTTCGGCGAGCTGCGCCGCCGCGGCGAGCAGACCTTCGAGGTGACCGAGCGGGCCAACGCGGGCTTCCTGGACCGGGTCACCGACAAGCTCGGCTCCTCGGTGTTCTATGGCGGGGACTGCTCCACCGCGCGCAGTTACTACTTCAACCAGCACGGTGAAGCGGCCTTGCTGCGCCCCACCAGCACCCTCAACGCGCACCGGGAGGCCGTCAGCTTCCCGCTCGACGACTACGTCTACGGCAAGAGCGCCTGA
- a CDS encoding TetR/AcrR family transcriptional regulator, which yields MTHHSVCDDCIIGVVTKPLTRAERRKAELRQDIIDTAFVCFSEKGYHATGIADIAGQLGIGHGTFYRYFSNKRDIIDHVIDDLSAKIIDTLGTDNAPDAATTLDEYRAQTDRIGQALTHILMGDRRVAQLLLVHAPGIDDELTARLYGLLDMADALTAGYLEHGVELGYLRADLDTVNTARAVTGMLLAGIVHGLRDTDEATLRGLNEAIRRLLIDGVRKD from the coding sequence ATGACACATCATTCCGTTTGTGACGACTGTATCATCGGCGTGGTGACGAAGCCATTGACGCGTGCTGAACGCCGTAAAGCCGAGCTGCGGCAGGACATCATCGACACCGCATTCGTCTGCTTCTCCGAGAAGGGCTATCACGCCACGGGCATCGCCGATATCGCCGGCCAGCTCGGCATCGGGCACGGCACCTTCTACCGCTACTTCAGCAACAAGCGCGACATCATCGACCACGTCATCGACGACCTCTCGGCGAAGATCATCGACACGCTCGGCACCGACAACGCGCCGGACGCCGCGACCACGCTCGACGAATACCGCGCGCAGACCGACCGGATCGGCCAGGCGCTGACGCACATCCTGATGGGCGACCGCCGGGTGGCCCAGCTGCTGCTCGTACACGCCCCCGGCATCGATGACGAACTCACCGCCCGCCTCTACGGCCTGCTCGACATGGCCGACGCGCTGACCGCCGGCTACCTCGAGCACGGCGTCGAACTCGGTTATCTGCGAGCGGATCTGGACACCGTCAACACGGCCCGCGCCGTCACCGGCATGCTGCTCGCCGGCATCGTGCACGGCCTGCGCGATACCGACGAAGCCACGCTGCGCGGATTGAACGAAGCGATCCGGCGGCTGCTGATCGATGGGGTCCGCAAAGATTGA
- a CDS encoding DivIVA domain-containing protein, with translation MSPVTPEDVSRISFATPPFGQRGYHADEVDAFLDLVAATMAGRGALAADDLRHVTFDAPRPGGRGYRADQVDEYLDQVRVELEMRQRGVRPAPSGNGPAMLTPDDVQRMRFTQAPVGRRGYNEEEVDAFLDLVAATLAHGGPGSLTVADVRAVRFTEARLGTRGYQRDEVDAFADLVVTALEHAEHQHHRWTLHRDAD, from the coding sequence ATGTCGCCCGTGACCCCCGAGGATGTGAGCCGGATCAGTTTCGCGACACCACCATTCGGCCAGCGTGGCTACCACGCCGACGAGGTGGACGCCTTCCTCGATCTGGTGGCCGCGACCATGGCGGGCCGCGGCGCGCTGGCCGCCGACGATCTGCGCCACGTCACATTCGACGCACCACGCCCCGGCGGGCGCGGCTATCGCGCGGATCAGGTCGACGAATACCTGGACCAGGTGCGCGTCGAACTGGAAATGCGCCAGCGCGGAGTGCGCCCGGCGCCCTCGGGCAACGGACCGGCGATGCTCACGCCGGATGATGTGCAGCGCATGCGTTTCACGCAAGCACCGGTCGGGCGGCGCGGGTACAACGAAGAAGAGGTCGACGCGTTCCTCGATCTGGTCGCCGCGACGCTCGCCCACGGCGGGCCGGGCAGCCTGACCGTCGCGGACGTACGCGCGGTGCGGTTCACCGAAGCGCGCCTGGGCACCCGCGGCTATCAGCGCGACGAGGTGGACGCCTTCGCCGACCTGGTGGTCACCGCCCTCGAGCACGCCGAGCACCAGCATCACCGCTGGACCTTGCACCGCGACGCCGACTAG
- a CDS encoding pyridoxamine 5'-phosphate oxidase family protein yields the protein MTCDNESVPAVGVTDGNGRVRHRLTTAQELESIIGHPAPMIMLKQVSALDEGCRAVLAHCPIAAFGYRDADGVSHTTFVGGAPGFARVRSATRISFALSEPGDPRGPVSLFFLLPGVGELLRVNGIAAGRKGAQTIVDVEQAFVHCAQAILRSRLWRTPIPAEPAAEVTGAGALARPGVAEFLAAAPFLALSTWDTVGGSDTSPRGDRQTVARILDDRTLIIPDRRGNKRTDSLHNLIQDERLSFAALVPGRTDVLHVRGRGAITDDSALLDMLALRGTAPHAALLIEVEDAEVLGSDAVTRSRLWDSATFIERGSVPDLMGVGGRHLAANSTTAAGGPPGFLLKILGAVPGIDRLVRFVIDRAYRSGLRKEGYEDIEQGSAEHRPAPSRVRGKSDSD from the coding sequence ATGACCTGCGACAACGAGTCCGTCCCCGCAGTGGGAGTCACCGACGGCAATGGCCGGGTGCGCCATCGGCTCACGACCGCCCAGGAACTCGAGTCGATCATCGGCCACCCTGCGCCGATGATCATGCTGAAGCAGGTCAGCGCACTGGACGAGGGCTGCCGGGCGGTGCTCGCGCACTGCCCTATCGCGGCCTTCGGCTACCGGGACGCCGACGGCGTCAGCCATACGACTTTCGTCGGTGGTGCACCGGGATTCGCGCGGGTGCGCTCGGCGACTCGGATCTCGTTCGCGCTGAGCGAGCCCGGCGACCCGCGCGGCCCGGTCTCGTTGTTCTTTCTCTTGCCTGGAGTCGGAGAGTTACTGCGCGTCAACGGGATTGCGGCCGGACGCAAGGGTGCGCAGACGATCGTCGACGTCGAGCAGGCGTTCGTGCACTGCGCGCAGGCCATCCTTCGGTCGCGCCTGTGGCGCACGCCGATTCCGGCCGAGCCGGCCGCCGAAGTCACGGGCGCGGGCGCGCTGGCCCGGCCCGGTGTCGCGGAATTCCTCGCCGCCGCACCGTTTCTCGCGTTGTCCACCTGGGATACCGTCGGCGGCAGCGATACCAGCCCGCGCGGGGACCGGCAGACGGTGGCCCGGATCCTGGACGACCGCACGCTGATCATCCCGGATCGCCGGGGCAACAAGCGGACCGACTCCTTGCACAACCTGATCCAGGACGAGCGACTTTCGTTCGCGGCACTCGTCCCGGGGCGCACCGATGTCCTGCATGTGCGCGGCCGCGGCGCGATCACCGACGACAGCGCACTGCTGGACATGCTGGCCCTGCGCGGGACCGCCCCGCATGCGGCGCTGCTCATCGAGGTCGAGGACGCCGAGGTGCTCGGCAGCGACGCCGTGACGCGCTCGCGATTGTGGGATTCGGCGACGTTCATCGAGCGCGGTTCGGTCCCGGATCTGATGGGAGTGGGCGGCAGGCATCTCGCGGCCAATTCGACGACCGCCGCCGGTGGTCCGCCCGGTTTCTTGCTGAAGATCCTCGGCGCGGTGCCGGGCATCGATCGGCTGGTGCGGTTCGTCATCGACCGCGCCTACCGGTCGGGGCTGCGCAAGGAGGGCTACGAGGACATCGAGCAGGGTTCGGCCGAGCACCGTCCGGCACCGAGCCGGGTACGCGGGAAGTCGGATTCGGACTAG
- a CDS encoding ribosomal RNA small subunit methyltransferase A — MAQDFAYRNYSHTQGKVKNGGGGRPSKDRARQAHSQNSLVSQEAVESLLAVADPSGAVLEPYPGDGLLTQALARRGAQVTAYEPDPLSAAKLSARTRAVSGIRVIRADFTKAKPLREPFAVVGSLPLAATARIIDWCLAARTLTSATLVVPQEYAHVGQNGHWDPVTSTNWPWFDWQLHGPLARTDFRPPRTTDTAILHLHRRTKPLVHDQDSYTTLVHTGFANANVPLPTALRPRYPDVDEALHVTGITPDTPAAAVHPTDWVRLHKHLNT; from the coding sequence GTGGCGCAAGATTTTGCATACCGGAATTACTCGCATACCCAGGGCAAGGTCAAGAACGGCGGCGGCGGTCGCCCGTCGAAAGACCGTGCCAGGCAGGCACATTCCCAGAATTCACTGGTGAGCCAGGAAGCCGTGGAGTCCCTCCTGGCGGTGGCCGACCCGAGCGGAGCAGTGCTCGAACCCTACCCAGGAGACGGACTGCTCACCCAAGCGCTGGCTCGGCGCGGTGCACAGGTCACCGCGTACGAACCGGATCCGCTGTCGGCCGCGAAACTCTCGGCCCGCACCCGCGCAGTCAGCGGAATACGTGTGATCCGAGCCGATTTCACCAAAGCCAAGCCGCTTCGTGAACCGTTCGCCGTCGTCGGAAGCCTTCCGCTCGCGGCAACCGCGCGAATCATCGACTGGTGCCTGGCCGCGCGCACGCTCACCTCGGCGACCCTGGTGGTCCCCCAGGAATACGCGCACGTCGGTCAGAACGGACACTGGGATCCCGTCACATCCACGAACTGGCCATGGTTCGACTGGCAACTACACGGCCCACTGGCCCGCACCGACTTCCGGCCCCCACGCACCACCGACACCGCAATCCTGCACCTCCACCGCCGCACGAAACCCTTGGTACACGACCAAGATTCGTACACCACCCTGGTACATACAGGTTTCGCCAACGCAAATGTGCCACTACCCACCGCACTGCGCCCACGTTATCCAGACGTGGACGAAGCACTACACGTCACAGGCATCACCCCCGACACCCCCGCCGCTGCCGTGCACCCTACGGACTGGGTGCGGCTACACAAGCACCTGAACACATAA
- the ruvB gene encoding Holliday junction branch migration DNA helicase RuvB gives MDHDEDEAPESQVTSSYLKSDGEIEASLRPKSLDDFIGQPRVREQLALVLRGAKQRGGTPDHVLLSGPPGLGKTSMAMIIAGELGTALRITSGPALERAGDLAAMLSNLVDGDVLFIDEIHRIARPAEEMLYLAMEDFRVDVVVGKGPGATSIPLDIAPFTLVGATTRSGALTGPLRDRFGFTGHMDFYEPAELLRILLRSAQILGVEIDHDAAAEIAGRSRGTPRIANRLLRRVRDYAEVRADGVITQPIAQAALEVYDVDVLGLDRLDRAVLSALVRSFGGGPVGVSTLAVAVGEEAATVEEVCEPFLVRAGMVARTPRGRVATAAAWEHLGLVPPPDLVFGSIEVRGRDPQPTLDLFE, from the coding sequence ATGGATCACGACGAAGACGAAGCGCCCGAATCCCAGGTCACGTCCAGCTATTTGAAATCCGACGGCGAGATCGAAGCCAGCCTGCGCCCGAAATCGCTGGACGACTTCATCGGTCAGCCCCGGGTGCGCGAGCAACTGGCGCTGGTGCTGCGCGGCGCGAAACAGCGTGGTGGCACGCCGGATCACGTGCTGCTGTCCGGTCCGCCCGGGCTCGGCAAGACCAGCATGGCGATGATCATCGCGGGGGAGCTCGGTACCGCGCTGCGCATCACCTCCGGGCCCGCGCTGGAACGGGCGGGTGATCTGGCCGCGATGCTCAGCAACCTGGTCGACGGCGATGTGCTGTTCATCGACGAGATCCACCGGATCGCCCGGCCCGCCGAAGAAATGCTGTACCTCGCGATGGAGGATTTCCGCGTCGACGTCGTGGTCGGCAAAGGTCCCGGCGCGACCTCGATTCCGCTGGACATCGCCCCGTTCACGCTGGTGGGCGCGACGACTCGGTCCGGTGCGCTGACCGGCCCGCTGCGGGACCGTTTCGGTTTCACCGGGCACATGGACTTCTACGAGCCCGCCGAACTGCTGCGCATTCTGCTGCGGTCGGCGCAGATCCTCGGCGTCGAGATCGACCACGATGCGGCCGCCGAGATCGCGGGTCGCTCGCGGGGCACGCCACGCATCGCGAACCGCCTGCTGCGTCGCGTCCGCGACTACGCGGAGGTCCGCGCCGACGGCGTGATCACCCAGCCGATCGCGCAGGCGGCGCTCGAGGTGTACGACGTCGACGTGCTCGGCCTGGACCGCCTGGACCGCGCGGTCCTTTCGGCGCTGGTCCGCAGTTTCGGCGGCGGCCCGGTCGGTGTCTCGACGCTCGCTGTCGCGGTAGGCGAAGAAGCCGCGACCGTCGAGGAGGTCTGCGAGCCGTTCCTCGTCCGCGCGGGCATGGTCGCGCGCACCCCGCGCGGCCGCGTAGCCACCGCCGCCGCCTGGGAACACCTCGGCCTCGTCCCACCCCCCGACCTCGTCTTCGGCTCCATCGAAGTCCGCGGCCGCGACCCCCAACCCACCCTCGACCTGTTCGAATAG
- the ruvA gene encoding Holliday junction branch migration protein RuvA, translating into MIASVRGEVLEIALDHTVIEAAGIGYRLNVTPATLSTLTRGEETRLYTAMIVREDSMTLYGFADTEARDLFGLLQTVSGVGPRLAMAVLAVLEPEALRKALAESNVAALTRVPGIGKRGAERMVVELRDKVNLVPVQSGPPGATPAAVVTPVRDQVVEALTGLGFPVKQAEQAIDSVLAEQPAAGTSSALRAALNLLGKNR; encoded by the coding sequence GTGATCGCGTCGGTTCGCGGCGAGGTGCTGGAGATCGCCCTCGACCACACGGTGATCGAGGCGGCGGGCATCGGTTACCGCCTCAACGTCACGCCCGCGACGCTGTCCACGCTGACCCGCGGCGAGGAGACCCGGCTGTACACCGCGATGATCGTGCGCGAGGACTCGATGACGCTGTACGGCTTCGCCGACACCGAGGCCCGCGACCTGTTCGGTCTGCTGCAGACCGTGTCCGGGGTCGGTCCGCGGCTGGCGATGGCGGTGCTCGCGGTGCTGGAACCCGAAGCGCTGCGCAAGGCGCTCGCGGAAAGCAACGTCGCGGCGCTCACCCGCGTGCCCGGTATCGGTAAGCGCGGCGCCGAACGCATGGTGGTCGAGCTGCGGGACAAGGTGAATCTTGTTCCGGTGCAATCGGGTCCGCCCGGCGCGACCCCGGCCGCGGTCGTCACACCCGTGCGCGACCAGGTGGTCGAGGCGCTCACCGGTCTCGGGTTTCCCGTCAAACAGGCCGAGCAGGCGATCGACTCCGTCCTGGCCGAACAGCCTGCCGCCGGCACGTCCTCGGCGCTGCGGGCCGCGCTCAACCTGCTCGGCAAGAATCGGTAA
- the ruvC gene encoding crossover junction endodeoxyribonuclease RuvC, with product MRVMGVDPGLTRCGLSIVEGGLGRKVTAIDVDVVRTPADMDLAQRLLQVADAAEHWMDTHKPGAVAIERVFAQHNVRTAMGTAQAGGVIALAAARRGIPVMFHTPSEVKAAVTGNGTADKAQVTAMVTRILGLQVAPKPADAADALALAICHCWRAPLLERMAKAEARAAEAQRKYAERLAEQRKAVQR from the coding sequence GTGCGGGTGATGGGTGTCGATCCCGGGCTCACCCGGTGCGGCCTCAGCATCGTCGAGGGCGGGCTGGGGCGGAAGGTGACCGCGATCGACGTCGACGTGGTCCGCACCCCCGCCGACATGGACCTCGCCCAGCGACTACTGCAGGTCGCCGACGCCGCCGAACACTGGATGGACACGCACAAACCGGGGGCCGTCGCGATCGAACGCGTCTTCGCCCAGCACAATGTGCGTACCGCGATGGGTACCGCGCAGGCGGGCGGCGTGATCGCGCTGGCGGCCGCGCGCCGCGGCATCCCGGTCATGTTCCACACGCCCAGCGAGGTGAAGGCCGCGGTCACCGGCAACGGCACCGCGGACAAGGCGCAGGTCACGGCCATGGTCACCCGCATCCTCGGCTTGCAGGTCGCGCCGAAACCCGCCGACGCGGCGGATGCGCTGGCGCTGGCCATCTGCCATTGTTGGCGGGCGCCGCTGCTGGAACGCATGGCCAAGGCCGAGGCCCGCGCGGCAGAGGCACAGCGCAAGTACGCGGAACGGCTTGCCGAACAACGGAAGGCGGTACAGAGGTGA